One stretch of Mus pahari chromosome 5, PAHARI_EIJ_v1.1, whole genome shotgun sequence DNA includes these proteins:
- the LOC110321978 gene encoding amyloid-beta A4 precursor protein-binding family B member 1, which produces MSVPSSLSQSAINANSHGGPALSFPLPLHAAHNQLLNAKLQATAVVPKDLRSAMGEGSVPEPGPANAKWLKEGQNQLRRAATAHRDQNRNVTLTLAEEASQEAETAPLGPKGLMHLYSELELSAHNAANRGLHGSALIINTQEQGPDEGEEKAAGEAEEDDEEEEEEDEEEDLSSPPGLPEPLENVEVPSGSQALTDGPREHSKSASLLFGMRNSAASDEDSSWATLSQGSPSYGSPEDTDSFWNPNAFETDSDLPAGWMRVQDTSGTYYWHIPTGTTQWEPPGQASPSQGSSPQEESQLTWTGFAHQEGFEEGEFWKDEPSEEAPMELGLKDPEEGILSFPAQSL; this is translated from the coding sequence ATGTCTGTTCCATCATCCCTGAGCCAGTCGGCCATTAACGCTAACAGCCACGGAGGCCCTGCACTCAGCTTTCCCTTACCCCTGCACGCTGCCCATAACCAGCTGCTCAACGCCAAGCTGCAAGCCACAGCTGTGGTACCCAAGGACCTGCGAAGTGCTATGGGTGAGGGTAGTGTGCCTGAACCAGGCCCTGCCAATGCCAAGTGGTTAAAGGAAGGCCAGAACCAGCTTCGGAGGGCTGCCACAGCCCACCGAGACCAGAACCGAAATGTGACCTTGACCTTGGCGGAGGAGGCcagccaggaggctgagacagcacCTTTGGGTCCCAAAGGCTTAATGCATCTATACTCTGAGCTGGAGCTCTCGGCCCACAATGCAGCCAACCGAGGGCTTCATGGATCCGCCTTGATCATCAACACCCAGGAACAGGGACCagatgaaggagaggagaaggcagcaggagaggctgaggaggatgatgaagaagaagaggaagaggatgaggaggaggactTGTCTTCTCCTCCAGGGCTACCTGAGCCTCTGGAGAATGTGGAAGTCCCCTCTGGGTCCCAGGCCCTCACAGACGGCCCCCGGGAACATAGCAAGAGTGCTAGTCTCCTATTTGGCATGCGAAACAGTGCAGCCAGTGATGAGGACTCAAGCTGGGCCACCTTATCACAGGGCAGCCCCTCCTATGGCTCCCCGGAGGACACAGATTCCTTCTGGAACCCCAACGCTTTCGAGACGGATTCCGATCTACCGGCTGGATGGATGAGGGTACAGGACACCTCAGGGACCTACTACTGGCACATCCCAACGGGGACCACCCAGTGGGAACCCCCAGGCCAGGCCTCCCCCTCACAGGGGAGCAGTCCCCAAGAAGAGTCCCAGCTCACCTGGACTGGCTTTGCTCACCAAGAAGGCTTTGAGGAAGGAGAGTTTTGGAAGGATGAACCCAGTGAGGAGGCCCCAATGGAGTTGGGACTGAAAGACCCTGAGGAGGGGATATTGTCCTTCCCAGCTCAGAGCCTC